In a single window of the Deinococcus aetherius genome:
- a CDS encoding SDR family oxidoreductase, with the protein MTQPHDPATTFRPDLLRGKHALITGGGSGINLGIARSFAAHGCAVTILGRNPEKAQNAARSIEEAGGRALGVSADVRDFAALQAAAQAGVDAFGPLDIVLAGAAGNFPAPVDGISPNGFKTVVDIDLLGTYNTIKACAPHLRVPGGNILSISAYGVPVPMQAHVVAAKAGVDALTQTLAVEWGLRGVRVNAIIPGPIDGTEGMARLAPDERTREQFMGTVPLGRFGLPQDIANAALFLVSDAASYVTGVILPVDGGQNMLGGAPQYQMYRQMGLALPKG; encoded by the coding sequence ATGACCCAGCCCCACGACCCCGCCACCACTTTCCGCCCCGACCTCCTGCGCGGCAAGCACGCCCTGATCACCGGGGGCGGCAGCGGCATCAACCTCGGCATCGCGCGTTCTTTTGCCGCCCACGGGTGCGCCGTGACGATCCTGGGGCGCAACCCGGAGAAGGCGCAGAACGCCGCGCGGAGCATCGAGGAGGCGGGGGGCCGGGCCCTCGGCGTCTCGGCGGACGTGCGCGACTTCGCGGCCCTCCAGGCGGCGGCGCAGGCCGGGGTGGACGCCTTCGGCCCGCTCGACATCGTGCTCGCGGGGGCGGCGGGAAACTTCCCGGCCCCGGTGGACGGCATCAGCCCCAACGGGTTCAAGACGGTGGTGGACATCGACCTGCTGGGCACCTACAACACCATCAAGGCGTGCGCGCCGCACCTGAGGGTGCCCGGGGGCAACATCCTCTCGATCAGCGCCTACGGGGTGCCCGTGCCCATGCAGGCACACGTCGTCGCCGCGAAGGCGGGGGTGGACGCCCTGACCCAGACGCTCGCGGTGGAGTGGGGCCTGCGCGGGGTGCGGGTGAACGCGATCATCCCCGGGCCCATCGACGGCACCGAGGGGATGGCCCGCCTCGCCCCCGACGAGCGGACGCGGGAGCAGTTCATGGGCACCGTGCCCCTGGGCCGCTTCGGGCTGCCGCAGGACATCGCCAACGCGGCCCTCTTCCTGGTGTCGGACGCCGCGAGCTACGTCACGGGCGTGATCCTGCCGGTGGACGGCGGGCAGAACATGCTCGGCGGGGCGCCGCAGTACCAGATGTACCGGCAGATGGGCCTCGCGCTGCCCAAGGGGTAA
- a CDS encoding enoyl-CoA hydratase-related protein: protein MTYDSVRLSREGEVATLTLAHPKGAFGPATWRDLPLALGELGDARVLVVRGERHFSVGLDVAATAPVIAPALGDPARFKAVVDEMHAAIEGLAALPVPVVAAIDGWCIGAGLELAAACDLRLCSAGARFSLPEVKLGITADLGGLQRLPLLIGRGRAAHLALTGEPIDAATAERWGLVTEVLPDAESLYARARNLAAHLASLPPKAVEGTKRTLQDGLTHAESLAAAVEWNARHMTAEGLKLPAVSRQPLAPERQS, encoded by the coding sequence ATGACCTACGACAGCGTGCGGCTCTCCCGCGAGGGGGAGGTGGCGACCCTGACCCTGGCCCACCCCAAGGGCGCCTTCGGCCCGGCGACGTGGCGGGACCTTCCCTTGGCGCTCGGGGAACTGGGGGACGCGCGGGTGCTGGTCGTGCGCGGCGAGCGGCACTTCAGCGTCGGGCTGGACGTGGCGGCGACGGCGCCCGTGATTGCCCCCGCGCTCGGGGACCCGGCCCGTTTCAAGGCCGTGGTGGACGAGATGCACGCGGCCATCGAGGGGCTCGCCGCGCTGCCCGTGCCCGTGGTCGCCGCCATCGACGGCTGGTGCATCGGGGCGGGGCTGGAACTCGCCGCCGCCTGCGACCTGCGGCTGTGCAGCGCGGGGGCCCGCTTCAGCCTGCCCGAGGTGAAGCTCGGCATCACCGCCGACCTGGGGGGCCTTCAGCGTCTACCCCTCCTGATCGGGCGGGGCCGCGCCGCCCACCTCGCCCTGACCGGGGAGCCCATCGACGCGGCGACCGCCGAACGCTGGGGCCTCGTCACCGAGGTGCTGCCCGACGCGGAAAGCCTGTACGCCCGCGCCCGGAACCTCGCCGCGCACCTCGCCTCCCTGCCGCCCAAAGCTGTCGAGGGGACCAAGCGCACCCTGCAAGACGGCCTCACGCACGCCGAGAGCCTCGCCGCCGCCGTGGAGTGGAACGCGCGGCACATGACGGCGGAGGGACTGAAGCTTCCAGCGGTCAGCCGTCAGCCCTTAGCCCCCGAGCGCCAGAGCTAG
- a CDS encoding (deoxy)nucleoside triphosphate pyrophosphohydrolase → MRTVVAGILEREGPGGVRQVLVGARSSPAWAAGQWEFPGGKVENGETVEGALAREWREELGAEVTVGEEVYRSHLDTPVGAFTLVALRVRLLSDEPRPLEHRALAWVAPADLTRLRLLASNVPIAASLNRAG, encoded by the coding sequence ATGCGAACGGTCGTGGCGGGCATCTTGGAGCGCGAGGGGCCGGGCGGGGTGCGGCAGGTGCTCGTGGGCGCCCGGTCCTCCCCCGCGTGGGCGGCGGGGCAGTGGGAGTTCCCGGGGGGCAAGGTGGAGAACGGCGAGACGGTCGAGGGAGCGCTCGCCCGTGAGTGGCGCGAGGAGCTGGGGGCGGAGGTGACGGTGGGCGAGGAGGTGTACCGCTCGCACCTCGACACCCCGGTGGGCGCCTTCACGCTCGTGGCGCTGCGGGTGCGGCTGCTCTCGGACGAGCCGCGCCCGCTGGAGCACCGGGCCCTGGCGTGGGTGGCGCCCGCCGACCTCACCCGGTTGAGGCTGCTGGCGAGCAACGTGCCCATCGCGGCGTCGCTGAATAGGGCAGGGTAG
- a CDS encoding metallophosphoesterase family protein → MTAVALLADVHGNLAALEAVLAEPEVRACDEVVFLGDAVMNGPRPAGCLALLMELGLPAVIGNTDLEVLAGADPVAAWARERLSPEGLLFLARLPLTFRPAWEGPGSAQAEGDARDLLLMHASPRSPFDLPILEPHPLGTTFTRASADGELRAMFRGHCAGLSVFGHIHYASWRRLGGQALASVGSVGFPFDGDRRAAYGVVTWRGGGWTLDHRRVSYDSEAVAREVEASGLPFASRSAAMLRQARWLPRPG, encoded by the coding sequence GTGACGGCGGTCGCCCTGCTCGCTGACGTTCACGGCAACCTGGCCGCCCTGGAGGCCGTGCTGGCCGAGCCTGAGGTTCGGGCCTGCGATGAGGTGGTGTTTCTGGGCGACGCCGTGATGAACGGTCCCCGGCCCGCCGGATGCTTGGCGCTGCTGATGGAACTCGGCCTCCCCGCCGTCATCGGCAACACCGACCTGGAGGTGTTAGCCGGGGCCGATCCCGTTGCGGCGTGGGCCAGGGAGCGGCTCTCCCCCGAGGGGCTCCTGTTCCTGGCGCGGCTGCCCCTGACCTTCCGTCCGGCTTGGGAGGGACCGGGTTCGGCTCAGGCGGAGGGCGACGCCCGGGACCTGCTGCTCATGCACGCCTCGCCCCGCAGCCCCTTCGATCTGCCCATCCTCGAACCTCACCCCCTGGGCACGACGTTCACGCGCGCTTCCGCCGACGGGGAACTGCGGGCCATGTTTCGCGGACACTGCGCCGGACTCAGCGTCTTCGGCCATATCCATTACGCCTCGTGGCGACGGCTGGGCGGGCAGGCCCTCGCCTCGGTCGGGTCCGTCGGCTTCCCATTCGACGGGGACCGACGCGCGGCTTACGGGGTCGTCACCTGGCGCGGTGGAGGCTGGACGCTCGACCACCGCCGCGTGTCCTACGACAGCGAGGCCGTGGCGCGGGAGGTGGAGGCCTCCGGCCTGCCCTTCGCCTCCCGCTCGGCGGCGATGCTCCGGCAGGCCCGCTGGTTGCCCCGCCCGGGCTGA
- the pdxY gene encoding pyridoxal kinase PdxY yields MTASPPALPLNLLSIQSWVSYGHVGNAAAVFPLQRLGFEVWAINTVQFSNHTGYGAWTGTVFPPEHVAQIIDGIEARGALPTCHAVLSGYMGSEGTVGAVVGAVRRVRAANPEALYCCDPVMGDVGRGVFVRPELPDLIRAQAIPEADVVTPNQFELELLTGRPVTTLAEALEAARTLRTRMREGGPRIVVVTSLVREDAPGDVIETLAVTEEGAWLCRTPLIPLDPPRNGTGDAIAALFFGHYLQSGDAGEALALSMSALYGVLDLTHRAGTREIQLVAGQEEFVRPSRVFGAERVG; encoded by the coding sequence ATGACCGCCTCCCCCCCTGCCCTCCCCCTCAACCTCCTGAGCATCCAGTCGTGGGTGAGCTACGGCCACGTCGGCAACGCCGCCGCCGTCTTCCCGCTGCAACGCCTGGGCTTCGAGGTCTGGGCGATCAACACGGTCCAGTTCTCCAACCACACCGGCTACGGGGCATGGACGGGCACCGTCTTCCCGCCCGAACACGTCGCCCAGATCATCGACGGGATCGAGGCGCGCGGGGCCCTCCCGACCTGCCACGCCGTCCTCAGCGGCTACATGGGCAGCGAGGGCACGGTGGGCGCGGTGGTGGGCGCCGTGCGGCGGGTGCGGGCGGCCAACCCGGAGGCCCTCTACTGCTGCGACCCCGTGATGGGCGACGTGGGGCGCGGCGTGTTCGTGCGCCCGGAACTCCCCGACCTGATCCGCGCCCAGGCGATCCCCGAGGCCGACGTGGTGACGCCCAACCAGTTCGAGCTGGAGCTGCTGACGGGGCGCCCCGTGACGACGCTGGCGGAGGCGCTGGAGGCGGCGCGCACCCTGCGAACCCGGATGCGGGAGGGCGGGCCGCGCATCGTGGTCGTGACCAGCCTCGTGCGGGAGGACGCGCCGGGGGACGTGATCGAGACGCTGGCGGTGACCGAGGAGGGCGCCTGGCTGTGCCGCACGCCGCTGATCCCCCTCGATCCCCCCCGCAACGGCACCGGGGACGCCATCGCCGCGCTGTTCTTCGGGCACTACCTCCAGAGTGGGGACGCGGGAGAGGCCCTGGCTCTGAGCATGAGCGCCCTGTACGGGGTGCTCGACCTCACCCACCGGGCGGGGACGCGCGAGATTCAGCTCGTCGCCGGGCAGGAGGAATTCGTGCGGCCCTCACGGGTGTTCGGGGCCGAGCGGGTGGGCTGA
- a CDS encoding GNAT family N-acetyltransferase: MTTRTLTVTPFDPVAASPQSRLAVGRLLSESETFTHPDDPPRRPEREAVWITHVTPGEAATHFAVWDDDEHTRALGWTSLEYSLTQNLHAAHARLTVHPAWRRRGLGQGLARALGETARREGRRLVTFGTTNRLPAGEAFARRLGAEPALTLRQSQLDLAAIPDSLLDAWTARPEGDPYRLHLWERIPEDFLERAADVFMVMNTAPRGDLDVDDFQVTPEMIRAWDDMIAEGGEVRPLLAAEDTRTGELAGYTEVFWSPERAALVYQGATAVRPAARGQGLGKWLKAAMVRHVRVHCPRARVVRTNNAHENAAMLRINVALGFTPWAEFTEWQVRLEDRKG, translated from the coding sequence ATGACGACGCGCACCCTGACCGTGACCCCGTTCGACCCCGTGGCGGCGTCCCCGCAATCGAGGCTCGCGGTCGGGCGTCTTCTTTCCGAGAGCGAGACCTTCACCCATCCCGACGACCCACCCCGCAGGCCCGAGCGCGAGGCGGTGTGGATCACCCACGTCACCCCCGGCGAGGCCGCCACGCACTTCGCCGTCTGGGACGATGACGAGCACACCCGGGCGCTGGGCTGGACCAGCCTGGAGTACAGCCTGACCCAGAACCTGCACGCCGCGCACGCCCGGCTCACCGTCCACCCCGCGTGGCGCCGCCGGGGCCTGGGGCAGGGCCTCGCCCGGGCGCTGGGGGAGACCGCCCGCCGGGAGGGCCGCCGCCTCGTCACCTTCGGCACCACGAACCGCCTCCCCGCCGGGGAAGCCTTTGCCCGCCGCCTGGGGGCCGAGCCCGCCCTCACCCTGCGCCAGAGCCAGCTCGACCTCGCCGCCATTCCCGACTCGTTGCTGGACGCCTGGACGGCCCGCCCCGAGGGGGACCCGTACCGCCTGCACCTCTGGGAACGCATTCCTGAGGACTTCCTGGAGCGGGCGGCAGACGTGTTCATGGTGATGAACACCGCGCCCCGGGGCGACCTCGACGTGGACGACTTCCAGGTCACCCCCGAGATGATCCGCGCCTGGGACGACATGATCGCCGAGGGCGGGGAGGTCCGCCCGCTGCTGGCCGCCGAGGACACCCGCACCGGGGAACTCGCCGGGTACACCGAGGTCTTCTGGAGCCCCGAGCGCGCGGCCCTCGTCTACCAGGGGGCGACCGCCGTGCGCCCCGCCGCACGCGGGCAGGGCCTGGGCAAGTGGCTCAAGGCCGCGATGGTCCGCCACGTCCGCGTCCACTGCCCCCGCGCAAGGGTCGTCCGCACGAACAACGCCCACGAGAACGCCGCCATGCTGAGGATCAACGTGGCGCTGGGGTTCACCCCCTGGGCCGAGTTCACCGAGTGGCAGGTGCGGCTGGAGGACAGGAAGGGATGA
- a CDS encoding M3 family oligoendopeptidase, translating into MTPRTDSERVLSVPADQTRWETFAPRYARLQAAELTPEAVPAWLAEWSALDAELMGVSAKLATLADLHTDDAAVQARYATFLEEVVPQTTRADHALTEKLLAVPGYVPAPDFALNYRRFRDAAALFREANVELGVEHEAQMNRHGVITGNQKVSFRGETLTVPRVGQHLDSPDRAEREEARRALDASRLEIAPELDALMLSLIRTRRQLARNADLGNYRDYAWKRLDRVDYTPEDCLAFHAAVRGEVVPLAGRMMADIASRLGLDSVRPWDYNRNNLLDPGGREALKPFRTGAELETLAQTALGELDPELGGRFRAMRGSLLDLESRPGKMTHAYCQYFPVTNEPFVLMNVVGTAEDVRVLFHEVGHAFHGFLSGDAQPLVWNRWSPIEFIEIPSMAMEFLTLDHLGHVFPPEELARYREKQLQGVVAFLPWAAQMDAFQHWLYAEAEGDITVADLDAKWLELDRTFHPFVNWEGLDEGARAKGWQYYHIFRTPFYYIEYAMCYLAAVGVWRSFQADPARALEDYKASLRLGSTVPVPELYRAAGVEFRFDREYIRGLMAFLEEQLGTSA; encoded by the coding sequence GTGACCCCCCGAACCGACAGCGAGCGGGTGCTGAGCGTGCCCGCCGACCAGACCCGTTGGGAGACCTTCGCCCCCCGCTACGCCCGGCTCCAGGCCGCCGAGCTGACGCCGGAGGCCGTGCCCGCCTGGCTCGCCGAGTGGAGCGCGCTCGACGCCGAGCTGATGGGCGTGAGCGCCAAGCTCGCCACCCTGGCCGACCTCCACACGGACGACGCGGCGGTTCAGGCCCGCTACGCGACCTTTCTGGAGGAGGTCGTGCCGCAGACGACCCGCGCCGACCACGCCCTCACCGAGAAGTTGCTCGCGGTGCCGGGGTACGTCCCGGCACCCGACTTCGCCCTGAACTACCGCCGCTTCCGGGACGCCGCCGCCCTCTTCCGCGAGGCGAACGTGGAGCTGGGCGTGGAGCACGAGGCGCAGATGAACCGCCACGGGGTGATCACCGGGAACCAGAAGGTTTCCTTTCGCGGCGAGACGCTCACCGTCCCCCGGGTGGGGCAGCACCTCGACAGCCCCGACCGGGCGGAGCGCGAGGAGGCGCGGCGGGCACTTGACGCCAGCCGCCTGGAGATTGCCCCTGAACTCGACGCCCTGATGCTGAGCCTGATTCGGACGCGGCGGCAACTCGCGCGCAACGCCGACCTCGGCAACTACCGCGACTACGCCTGGAAGCGCCTCGACCGGGTGGACTACACCCCGGAAGACTGCCTCGCCTTCCACGCGGCCGTGCGGGGCGAGGTCGTGCCCCTCGCCGGGCGGATGATGGCGGACATCGCCTCCCGGCTGGGCCTCGACTCGGTGCGCCCGTGGGACTACAACCGCAACAACCTCCTCGACCCGGGGGGACGCGAGGCGCTGAAACCCTTCCGCACGGGCGCCGAACTCGAAACGCTCGCGCAGACGGCCCTGGGCGAGCTGGACCCTGAGCTGGGCGGGCGCTTCCGGGCCATGCGGGGCAGCCTGCTCGACCTCGAATCGCGCCCGGGGAAGATGACCCACGCGTACTGCCAGTACTTCCCGGTCACGAACGAACCCTTCGTCCTGATGAACGTGGTGGGCACCGCCGAGGACGTGCGGGTCCTCTTCCACGAGGTCGGGCACGCCTTCCACGGCTTCCTGAGCGGGGACGCGCAGCCGCTGGTGTGGAACCGCTGGAGCCCCATCGAGTTCATCGAGATTCCCAGCATGGCGATGGAATTCCTGACCCTGGACCACCTGGGGCACGTCTTCCCGCCCGAAGAACTCGCCCGCTACCGGGAGAAGCAGCTTCAGGGCGTGGTGGCCTTTCTCCCCTGGGCCGCCCAGATGGACGCCTTCCAGCACTGGCTCTACGCCGAGGCGGAGGGAGACATCACGGTGGCCGACCTCGACGCGAAGTGGCTCGAACTCGACCGCACCTTCCACCCCTTCGTGAACTGGGAGGGCCTGGACGAGGGGGCGCGGGCGAAGGGCTGGCAGTATTACCACATCTTCCGCACGCCCTTCTACTACATCGAGTACGCGATGTGTTACCTCGCCGCCGTGGGGGTGTGGCGCTCGTTCCAGGCGGACCCGGCCCGCGCCCTGGAGGACTACAAGGCGAGCCTGCGCCTGGGCAGCACCGTGCCCGTTCCCGAGCTGTACCGGGCGGCGGGGGTGGAGTTCCGCTTCGACCGGGAGTACATCCGGGGCCTGATGGCCTTTCTGGAGGAGCAACTCGGGACCTCCGCCTGA
- the coaBC gene encoding bifunctional phosphopantothenoylcysteine decarboxylase/phosphopantothenate--cysteine ligase CoaBC: MNASAPTLPASVLVVVGGSMAAVKAPSVLRRLRERGARVRVIATRASLAFVTELSLATAADIEVATDGTWFTPRPDAQHLTLSRADAVVVVGASADLLARAATGRADDLASATLLSVRAPVLWVPAMNERMWEHPAVRANAERLRGWGHTFLGPVYGAFGSRGEGTGMGRMAEPEDIAEAVLALLAPPTPRDLEGVKVVVSAGPTREYLDPVRFISNPSSGKMGLAVAEEARDRGAEVTLVTGPVSLPDPSGVRVVRIESALELRDAVVGAAGDAEIVVMTAAVADYRAAERSDEKQAKVAGDVTVHLTPNPDILAELGVQKGNRVLVGFAMETHAGVERAALKARRKNADFILLNYPTREGTAFGGDDNEVTLVRPDGSHEAWPRLSKREVARRLLDEACRVRERRRET; this comes from the coding sequence GTGAACGCTTCCGCCCCAACCCTGCCCGCCTCCGTTCTCGTCGTCGTGGGGGGCAGCATGGCGGCGGTGAAGGCGCCGAGCGTGCTGCGGCGGCTGCGCGAGCGGGGTGCGCGGGTGCGGGTGATCGCCACCCGGGCGTCCCTGGCCTTCGTCACCGAACTCAGCCTGGCGACGGCGGCGGACATAGAGGTGGCGACTGACGGGACGTGGTTTACGCCCCGCCCCGACGCCCAGCACCTCACCCTCTCGCGGGCGGACGCGGTGGTGGTCGTGGGCGCCTCCGCCGACCTCCTCGCGCGGGCGGCGACCGGGCGGGCGGACGACCTCGCCTCGGCGACCCTCCTCAGCGTCCGCGCCCCCGTGCTGTGGGTCCCGGCGATGAACGAGCGCATGTGGGAACACCCGGCGGTGCGGGCGAACGCTGAGCGGCTGCGCGGGTGGGGGCACACCTTCCTGGGTCCCGTCTACGGCGCCTTCGGCTCGCGCGGGGAGGGCACGGGGATGGGGCGGATGGCCGAGCCCGAGGACATCGCGGAGGCGGTGCTGGCCCTGCTCGCCCCCCCCACCCCGCGCGACCTGGAGGGGGTGAAGGTCGTCGTCTCCGCCGGACCCACCCGCGAGTACCTCGACCCCGTGCGTTTCATCAGCAACCCGTCGAGCGGCAAGATGGGCTTAGCGGTCGCCGAGGAGGCGCGCGACCGGGGGGCGGAGGTGACGCTCGTGACCGGCCCGGTGAGTCTCCCCGATCCGAGTGGCGTGCGGGTGGTCCGCATCGAGAGCGCCCTGGAGCTGCGGGACGCGGTGGTGGGGGCGGCGGGGGACGCGGAAATCGTGGTGATGACGGCGGCGGTCGCCGACTACCGCGCGGCCGAGCGTTCGGACGAGAAGCAGGCCAAGGTGGCGGGGGACGTGACGGTCCACCTCACCCCCAACCCCGACATCCTCGCGGAGCTGGGGGTGCAGAAGGGGAACCGGGTCCTTGTCGGCTTTGCGATGGAGACGCACGCCGGGGTCGAGCGGGCGGCCCTCAAGGCGCGGCGCAAGAACGCCGATTTCATCCTCCTCAACTACCCTACCCGCGAGGGCACCGCGTTCGGCGGCGACGACAACGAGGTGACGCTCGTGCGCCCCGACGGCTCCCACGAGGCGTGGCCCCGCCTGAGCAAGCGCGAGGTGGCCCGCCGCCTGCTGGACGAGGCGTGCCGGGTCCGCGAGCGGCGGCGGGAAACCTGA
- the argR gene encoding arginine repressor: protein MLSKEQRQKRIQDIIARESVSTQAELVERLRSEGVQVTQATVSRDINELRLVRLPIGKGRHRYALAQVSGHNDVRDQLERLFQNFVRDVDRGENMLVIRTADGHAAGVALLLDKLRRDDIVGTIAGEDTIFVVARTIDEGEALMEELHALMLG from the coding sequence GTGCTCAGCAAGGAACAGCGCCAGAAGCGCATTCAGGACATCATCGCGCGGGAGAGTGTCTCCACGCAGGCCGAACTCGTCGAGCGGCTGCGCTCTGAAGGCGTGCAGGTCACCCAGGCGACGGTCAGCCGTGACATCAACGAACTGCGGCTGGTGCGGCTGCCCATCGGTAAGGGCCGCCACCGCTACGCGCTCGCGCAGGTCAGCGGCCACAACGACGTGCGTGACCAGCTCGAACGCCTCTTCCAGAACTTCGTGCGGGACGTGGACCGGGGCGAGAACATGCTCGTGATCCGCACCGCCGACGGCCACGCGGCGGGGGTCGCCCTCCTCCTCGACAAGCTGCGCCGCGACGACATCGTGGGCACCATCGCCGGGGAGGACACCATCTTCGTCGTCGCCCGCACGATCGACGAGGGCGAGGCCCTGATGGAGGAACTCCACGCGCTGATGCTGGGGTAG